The DNA window AAGGAAGTGTGGGATTGCTTGAAGACAAGGTTCGTGGGCGCGGACCGCGTTCGCGAAGCGCGCTTGCAGACGTTGAAGGGTGAATTTGGTGCCATGGTGATGGAGCCAGGGGAAACTCTGGATCAGTACGCGGGCCGCATCACCGCGATGAGCGTGCATCACTCGGCGTTGGGCTCGACGCTGGGTGATTCCGCGATGGTGAAGAAGCTGTTCGACACGGTGCCGGAAAAAATCGTCAGCCTCGTCGCAGGTATTGAGCAATTTTATGACATTGATACTATGCCATTTGAGGAGGCAGTGGGTCGACTGAAGGCCTATGAGGAGCGCGTGCGGAAGAAGAAGGCTGCTGCCGGCGGGGTCACCGCCGACGGGCAGGTGCTCCTCACTCAAGCGGAGTGGGAAGCTCGCTTCAAGAAGAACGGCGGGGAATCCTCGTCACCACAGAAGAACAAACCTTCAGGTGAAGGTGCTGGGCGCGGCCAGggcggtcgcggtcgcggcaGAGGCCGTGGCGCAAGCGGACGCGGCGGGACGCCGCGGGGCGACTCAGGTGCAGGCTCTGGCAGCGGTGGCCGTGACAAGAGTCACATCAAGTGCTTCAATTGCGAGGAGTACGGGCACTACTCTAACCAATGCCCACGTccgaagaagaagggagaagcacATCTTGCACAGACGGAGGACGCCGGGCCTGCCCTGTTGCTTGCGGTGACGGAGGATGTGCCAGAGCGCGCGTCGTGCGGCTTGGTCGTACGCGAGCAGCGCGTGTGGCCCAAGCTGCTGCTGGCAGACGCTGGTGGACATGCTGGCGATGTCTGGTTCCTGGACAACGGGGCCAGCAACCACATGACCGGCGATCGAAGCAAATTCCGGGAGTTGGACGAGTCGATCACCGGACGGGTGAAGTTCGGCGATGCTTCCACAGTGCAGATCAAGGGGAAGGGGTCGATTCTTTTTTCATGCAAGAACGGTGATCAATGGCTGCTACAGGATGTCTACTACATCCCCAGTCTGCAATGTAACATGGTGAGTTTGGGCCAACTAACAGAGACCGGGCATCGCGTGGTCATGGATGAGGATGTACTCGAAGTGTTCGACAAAAGTCCATGGCGGCTGGTGATGAAGGTGAGGCGCACTGTAAATCGTCTTTACCGAATTGAGTTGAAGCTGGCGCATCCCGTGTCCCTGCTGTCCAGCCTCGACGACCCGGCTTGGCTGTGGCATGCGCGGCTGGGACACGTAAATTTTCAAGCAATGAAACTGCTGGTGGACAAGGAGATGGCGGGGGGTGTTCCGGCAATCGTCCACCCGAATCAGCTGTGCCAATCTTGCCTGGTGGCGAAACAGGCCAGGGCGccgttcccggcggcggcgcacttcAGGGCGGAGGAGCCGCTCGAGCTGCTGCACATGGATCTGTGCGGCCCGATTACACCGAGTACGATGTCTGGTAATCGCTATTTTTTTCTGATAGTTGATGATTATTCCCGGTGGATGTGGGTGTTCGTGCTCAAGACGAAGGATCAATCGCTCGATGCTTTCGTAAAGTTCAAGCCACTGGCCGAGAACACAGCTGGGCGGCGCGTGAAGACGTTGCGGTCAGACCGGGGTGGTGAATTCCTGTCAGGCAAGTTTGCACAGGTGTGCGAGGAGGCGGGGATTCAGCGTCACCTGACAGCGCCGTACTCGCCCCAGCAAAACGGGGTGGTGGAGAGGCGCAACCGCACGGTGATGGCCATGGCACGCTCACTGCTGAAGGGGGTGCGCGTACCGGGCAGGTTTTGGGGGGAGGCGGTGCGCCACGCGGTGCATCTCCTTAACCGGCTCCCGACGAAGGCAATGGGTGATCGTACTCGTTCGAGGCATGGACGGGGAGGAAGCCGCAGCTGGGACATCTCAAGGTGTTCGGCTGCACGGCACACGCGAAAAACACGCAGCCGCACCTCAAGAAGCTGGACGACAGGAGTGCACCGTACGTGTATCTCGGCGTGGAGGAAGGGAGCAAGGCTCATCGTCTGTTCGATCCGCGTCGTGGGCGCATACATGTAAGTCGTGACGTTGTATTTGAGGAAAATGTGCCTTGGGAGTGGACATCAGCTGCAGGACAGGAGCCAGCGGATttcgcggtggaggaggagcctgGTGAGCAGCTGCCGAGCCCGGCAACAGCGGCCGGCGCGGTACCGTCGTACCGGGCACCGTCTCCTGGTAGGCGCGCCGAGAAGGAAGCAGTGGTGGCGGCAGAAGAAGTACCGTCGCCGACAACCCCGGTGGCAGCATCACCGACTCTGCCTGGAACGCCCACGCCCAGTTCTCCATCGACAAACTCTGCCGGGGTGGTGCCGTCACCGGGCACAGATGACAACATCGATACTGATGATGGGCCTAGGCGGTATAGATCGCTGGCAGATGTCCTGCGTGAGGCCCCGCGtgtggatttggtggaggacgAATGTGATGGAGAGGCGCTCCTAGCTGAGTCAGAAGAGCCATCAAGCTATCGAGAAGCTGCCGGCCAACCTGCGTGGGAAGAAGCAATGCagagggagatggaggcaaTCGAGAAGAACAAAGCGTGGGAGTTGGCCATGTTGCCAGCCGGGCACCGAGCGATTGGGCTGAAATGGGTGTATAAGCTCAAGAAGAACACGGCAGGGGAGATAATCAAGCACAAGGCACGGTTGGTTGCAAAAGGATATGTGCAGAAACAAGGGGTCGATTTTGAAGAGGTGTTTGCTCCGGTAGCGAGGCTTGATACCGTTCGTGTTGTGCTTGCAGTGGCGGCTGATCGCCGCTGGCAGGTTCATCATCTTGATGTCAAATCGGCATTCCTTAATGGTGAACTTGAAGAAGAGGTGTATGTTGCACAGCCGGAAGGGTTTGCTAGATCAGGAAAAGAGCATCTTGTGCTCAAGCTGCATAAGGCATTGTATGGACTCAGGCAGGCACCGCGAGCCTGGAATATACGCCTGGACAGAAGCTTGAGGGAGCTCGGCTTTGATCGGTGTACGCAGGAGCAGGTAGTATACACCCAAGGCAGAGGGAGTGATGGCATAATTGTCGGCGTTTACGTTGACGATCTCATTGTCACCGGAGAAAATCCCTCTGAATTGAAGGTTTTCAAGGAACAAATGATGGGGGAGTTTGAGATGAGTGATCTCGGTTTGCTCACATATTATCTCGGGATAGAGGTTGATCAGGATGAGAGTGCTACCACATTGAAACAGACTGCATATGCCAAGAAATTACTGTCTCAGTTTGGGATGATGGAGTGCAACTCAGTTTCAATTCCAATCGATCCGAGATCGCAGCTGAGCAAGGATCCAGAAGGTCACCCGGTGGATGCAACTGAGTATCGGCGGATCATTGGTTGTCTTCGGTATTTGCTTCACACGAGGCCGGATCTGTCATATGCTGTCGGGGTGGCAAGCAGGTTCATGGAGAGGCCAACCGTGATGCATTTCAAGGCTGTAAAGCAAATTCTCAGATACATCAAGGGAACGATGGATTATGGTCTCGTGTATGCTGCAGGCACTAGGGCACTGGAGATTACAGGGTACACTGACAGTGACCTCGCCGGGGACTTAGATGATCGGCGCAGCACAGGTGGAATGGCGTTCTACATCAATCAGAGTCTGGTGGCGTGGAGCTCGCAAAAGCAAAAAACTGTGGCACTATCGTCGTGTGAAGCCGAGTTCATGGcagccacgacggcggcctgtCAAGCGCTCTGGTTAAGAGTGTTGCTAGCAGAAGTGGCGGGAGTGGAGGAGAAAGCAGTGAAGCTCTTCGTCGACAATAGGTCAGCAATTGCATTGATGAAGAACCTGGTGTTTCATGGGAGAAGTAAGCATATTGACACCCGTTATCACTTCATACGGGAGTGTGTGGATGGCGGGCAAATTGTTGTGGAGTTCGTCCGGACTGAGGAGCAGCGGGCGGATGCACTGACGAAAGggttgccggcggcgaagctggcgacggcgagacACCTTCTTGGTGTTCGTTCACTAGGGCCACGGCAGAAttaagggggagattgttgattAATTTCAGCTGTGGCCCAATGCAAGCCGATTCTCTCGGAGCTGAACGGGAGGATGAATTAGTCTAGcaggagtttgttagagatgcaAATAAGTCGCGAATCAGTTGATCGTGACCGAGTCTAGCGCTGGCAGTGGCGCGGGTGTGTGCATGGAGTTCAGAGAAAAGcggatcgtgggatggcgcgaTTTTGCCTCGGATTCCTATTTTTTTGCGTTGAGTATAAGTAGTTCTCTTAGCTCTTTATTCTTTTTGTAAGGTTTACATTCAGTTGAATGAGAAAAACCCCAAAAAATTGCCCCATACATTCTCGCAAGAATTCTTTCTCTGAAACTTCTCCTCTGCTCTGTTTGCTGCTCTGTTCGTTGTTGCCGCTGCAGTTCTTGCCGTGCCGGACGTGAATAGTCTGCCAGCAAGGTGTTTGATCGGAGTTTTTTGCTATCGCCAACACACGCCACCGCagctggagatggagatggaggacaTCGAGGACATGCTGGGGCTGGCTAggcccaccggcggcgaggcgccttCGGGGCTCCGtctcccgctcgccgccgtcgccggtccgCTCGCCCACGCGACATGGAGGACGCTGCCGCTCCCCATCCGTCGGCGCCGTGCGCGCGTCCtcctgccaccaccgccgcttcgCTGGTCGCCGTGCGCTTGCACGctgcctccgccggccgccgcttagccccgctcgccgccgtccgttgCTACTCCGTCACGGCAAAGAGaactaaaagaagaaaaaaagaaagggaaaagttGACGTGGCACGctggcatgtgggtcccatgctaACTCAGCCGtaacgtagaccaaaaccggggtcaaagcCGTcgaaggacctcgggtgaccggtttttgTATATTTAAGGGACCCCACATATCTAGTTTGTGGTCTGAGGATGTTTTTAATATCCCgctgacaaattgagggacctttggGGCCTTTTTCCATTAGTAAGTTCTCTCGCGGCCCAATACTCTCTTGATGGGCCTGAAGCCTCGGCCTACCAACGGCAGCGAACTCCCCAAATCGCCACTAGGCCCTCCCCGGCTGGATTGTTCaccctttcttttcttctgaaaacttattttataaataaattaaaaaatttatttcgAGAATAGACCTTTTCCACGGTCCCAATGTTAATGATATTGTTGTCCAACATGACGGTATCAGACATTGATAGTGTCCCCTTAATTTTCTCGTGGAAGCTAAATCATTTACATAAAGGGATGGCTTGCTGCTGAGAACTTATGTGTTTAAagacttatttttaattataaaatattttcaaataggTTCTTTTTGCTAACAACACTAGCGCCAATGAAGTTGGAGCTGCGAAAAGATCCAttctagaatatttttttagggaTCTATTCGTaaacaaactttcaaaaaggtgtaaattataaaaataatccaTCCCACAATGATTCACCCCGATCCGGTTCGCCACGTCACCCCCACGCACCACGCTACTCCCCAGCGTGGCATTGTTCGCGGAGATCCCTTTTCctcgcacgcgcactcacctcacctcacctcacacGCCGCCTTCCCGACGCTGACAGCCGGGCCCCACCACAGACCTCGACGGCCATGGACCACGATCCCAAGGAGCGGCTCCTCctgccgccccgcgccgcggcggcggcggcggccaatgggccccaccgccgcgctgcgcccgcggcgggcggcggcgggggcggcgtggCCATCGACGTCCACGGGCTGaagaggcgcggcggcgggcggcggtcgTGGGTGCGCGTGgacgcggcgacgggggcgtcggaggcggtggaggtcgCCAAGCCGGCGCTCATGCGGCGGCTCGACCTGCCCGCGCgcgacctccgcctcctcgaccCGCTCTTCGTCTACCCCTCCGCGATCCTCGGGCGCGAGCGCGCCGTCGTCTGCAACCTCGAGCGGATACGGTGCATCATCACCGCCGACGAGGCGCTCATCCTGCGCGACCCCGACGTGGCGGGGGGAGGAGCTGAGACGGAGGAGGCCGTGCGGAGGTACGTCGCTGAGCTGCAGCGCCGCCTCGTGGACCGCGCCGACGATCTGCCGTTCGAGTTCATCGCCCTGGAGGTCGCGCTCGAAGCTGCCTGCTCGTTCCTCGACGCACAGGTGCCACTGCGTATTATCTGGAAACCTTTGCTTGCGAATTATTGATTTCATTAACAATTGAGAAGTATTGACTTGCGTGGCGTCTGCTACTACTACTTCATTAACAATTGCACTGCTCTAGCAATTATGATTTAATATAAAGTGAAGCATTTGCATCTGCAATGTCTATTAGACCAGTAGATTCCACTAAACGATATCTTTTTTTACTTACCAGGACACTGTATGATGTAAACAACGATATCTTATTTTACTTACCAGGACACTGTATGATGTAAACAATAGCTTTTATTTTAGCTATTCTCTGTTTAAACAGCGGTAGGAAGGTGACATGTGAATCAGGCAGTGGGCAAGATCACTGTCCACAACGTTCATTATGTCGATACTAAGTATTCATATGATCTTACATTGTTGCATACAACTAAACGGTAGTGTCTGACCCCAATGATAAAAGTTCAGGAATGTAGCAACTACTAATTTTTCAGGATCTCATACTTAGTTGTTCCTTTGCCTTCAAGAGTGATTGCCTATAACCTGAATGTGAACAAAATGAAGTAATGCATCACAGATTTGCTGATCAATTGGCAAATCCTGCAGTGATCATCTTGTGCTACGCTCTTTTAATAGTGTTCTTTTGTGCATAATGATACGGTATCTAACTGGAGAACCAAAAACATTTGCATATTTGTCAGGCTGTCGAATTGGAGGCTGACGCTTATCCTTTACTGGATGAATTGACAACGAAAATCAGTACCCTTAACTTGGAACGTGTGCGGCGCCTAAAGAGTAAGCTGGTTGCATTGACTAGAAGGGTCCAAAAGGTAAATGGACTGTGTCAATGTAGTTTTGTTTTTGGCAAACATTAAATTGGTTTTCAATAATTGGTCTATTTCCCCCATTAAGGTCAGAGATGAGATAGAGCAGCTGATGGACGACGATGGTGATATGGCTGAAATGTACCTCacagagaagaagaggaggatggAAGCATCATTGCTAGAGGAGCAGGCGTTTCAGGGGATGGGCAATAGTGGATTTGGTTCATCTTTCTCTGCTCCAGTTTCGCCAGTTTCCTCACCCCCTGCTTCTCGAAGGCTTGAGAAGGAATTGAGTTTTGCCAGAAGTAGGCATGACAGCTTCAAGAGTGCAGACAGTAGTCAGTACAGCATAGAAGAACTTGAAATGTTGTTAGAGGCTTATTTCGTGGTCATTGATTACACCCTCAGCAAGTTAACTTCGGTACGAAGCCTCGCTTTTTATGCCCTTCTGTTTATTTTTTACAACTACATGGGCTAATAAAttttatgtgtatatatatatatatatatatatatatatatatatatattccaacaGCTGAAGGAGTATATTGATGATACAGAGGATTTCATCAACATACAACTGGTATAGTCCCCAAATATCTTCTTCATACTTGATAGTTAATTTGGTAGCAGATCAATTTCCAATCTCACAACAGAATTGGCTTGTTTCTTATCCAATACTGCAAGTGCTTGCTTCTCATCTGAAACTGCTATTTAATTTCTCTATACTCAAAGTAAACCGTATGCCTCTTGCCTTGTGTATTCTTGAAACTGATATGGCAAATGCATAATTGTTGGAATCAGGAGTACAATTATCTGACCATCATACTATGTTTActttgacatatatatagcttctTTTAAACCGTCATTTAGTTGTTACAGTTGACTAGAAAAAGGCACAAGACAAACTAAGATACATTCACAAGTGTCTCCAAATATTATCTAAAAAGGTGTCTCCAAATGGGAATGATAGATTGtactaaagaaaaaatattggaCAACGTTACTGCTGATTACTCCCTAGCATTTTGGAGGATGCATGATAATACAGTAAGACTAAGTTagtaaatataaagtataatCCGCTCACAATAACATTAGTTCCATTTAAGCTAATGAAAATCTATTAACATGCTAACTGAGATTAACTTAAAGTTGGGACTGGGGTGAGACAGTAGACAGATTGTAAGTTGGGTCAGA is part of the Oryza glaberrima chromosome 4, OglaRS2, whole genome shotgun sequence genome and encodes:
- the LOC127770657 gene encoding magnesium transporter MRS2-C yields the protein MDHDPKERLLLPPRAAAAAAANGPHRRAAPAAGGGGGGVAIDVHGLKRRGGGRRSWVRVDAATGASEAVEVAKPALMRRLDLPARDLRLLDPLFVYPSAILGRERAVVCNLERIRCIITADEALILRDPDVAGGGAETEEAVRRYVAELQRRLVDRADDLPFEFIALEVALEAACSFLDAQAVELEADAYPLLDELTTKISTLNLERVRRLKSKLVALTRRVQKVRDEIEQLMDDDGDMAEMYLTEKKRRMEASLLEEQAFQGMGNSGFGSSFSAPVSPVSSPPASRRLEKELSFARSRHDSFKSADSSQYSIEELEMLLEAYFVVIDYTLSKLTSLKEYIDDTEDFINIQLDNVRNQLIQFELLLTTATFVVAIFGVVSGVFGMNFEVDLFNVPHAFEWTLVITGVCGLVIFCCFIWYFKKRRFFPL